From Rhodamnia argentea isolate NSW1041297 chromosome 10, ASM2092103v1, whole genome shotgun sequence, a single genomic window includes:
- the LOC115745720 gene encoding CASP-like protein 1B2, which yields MALDNEAKPEAMHGSTPISKAPRNQVLLALRLVAFFATAAATVVMALNKQTKTMVVATIGSTPIKATLSAKFQHTPAFVYFVIANGMASLHNLLMIVVEIWGDKFDYKGLRLVIIAILDMMTVALASGGDGAATFMAELGKNGNSHARWNKICDKFGSFCDHGSGAIISSFAGLLLLVIITAMSIGRLAKPRPATLSPV from the exons atgGCTCTCGACAATGAAGCGAAGCCCGAGGCCATGCATGGCTCCACGCCGATATCCAAGGCGCCAAGAAATCAGGTCCTATTGGCACTGAGGCTGGTCGCCTTCTTCGcaacggcggcggcgacggttGTCATGGCACTCAACAAGCAGACCAAGACGATGGTAGTCGCGACCATTGGGAGTACGCCGATAAAGGCCACCCTCAGTGCCAAGTTCCAACACACCCCGGCGTTTGT GTACTTCGTGATAGCGAATGGAATGGCCAGTCTACATAACTTGCTTATGATAGTCGTTGAAATTTGGGGTGATAAGTTCGATTACAAGGGATTGCGTCTTGTGATAATTGCCATTCTTGACATG ATGACAGTGGCTTTAGCCTCCGGAGGCGACGGCGCAGCCACGTTCATGGCGGAGTTAGGGAAGAACGGGAACTCCCACGCGAGGTGGAACAAGATCTGCGACAAGTTCGGGTCCTTCTGCGACCACGGCAGCGGCGCCATAATCTCTTCCTTCGCCGGCCTGCTCCTCCTGGTGATCATCACCGCGATGTCCATCGGCAGGCTGGCGAAGCCAAGACCCGCCACTCTCTCCCCTGTATAG